In Phragmites australis chromosome 17, lpPhrAust1.1, whole genome shotgun sequence, the following are encoded in one genomic region:
- the LOC133897689 gene encoding MYB31 transcription factor31-like produces MGRSPCCEKAHTNKGAWTKEEDDRLVAYIKAHGEGCWRSLPKAAGLLRCGKSCRLRWINYLRPDLKRGNFMEEEDELIIKLHSLLGNKWSLIAGRLPGRTDNEIKNYWNTHIRRKLLSRGIDPVTHRPINEHASNITISFEAAAAAAAAALEEKGAVFRLEEAKATSISRDQNLADWGQGKPLKCPDLNLDLCISPPCQEEPMKPVKRETDLCFSCSLGLPKSTECKCSNFLGLRSAMLDFRSLEMK; encoded by the exons ATGGGGAGGTCGCCGTGCTGCGAGAAGGCGCACACCAACAAGGGCGCCTGGACCAAGGAGGAGGACGACCGGCTCGTTGCGTACATCAAGGCGCACGGCGAGGGGTGCTGGCGCTCGCTGCCCAAGGCCGCCGGTCTCCTGCGATGCGGCAAGAGCTGCCGACTCCGGTGGATCAACTACCTCCGGCCCGACCTCAAGCGCGGCAACttcatggaggaggaggacgaacTCATCATCAAGCTCCACAGTCTCCTCGGCAACAA ATGGTCCCTGATTGCTGGGAGGCTGCCGGGAAGGACAgacaacgagatcaagaacTACTGGAACACGCACATCAGGAGGAAGCTGCTGAGCCGGGGGATCGATCCAGTAACCCACCGGCCGATCAACGAGCACGCATCCAACATAACCATATCGTTcgaggctgcggcggcggcggcggcggcggcgctggaggaGAAGGGCGCCGTGTTCCGGCTAGAGGAGGCGAAGGCGACGTCGATCAGCCGCGACCAGAACCTCGCCGACTGGGGCCAGGGGAAGCCGCTCAAGTGCCCCGACCTGAACCTGGACCTCTGCATCAGCCCCCCGTGCCAGGAGGAGCCCATGAAGCCGGTGAAGAGGGAGACCGACCTCTGCTTCAGCTGCAGCCTGGGGCTCCCCAAGAGCACCGAGTGCAAGTGCAGCAACTTCCTGGGGCTCAGGTCCGCCATGCTAGACTTCAGAAGCCTTGAGATGAAATGA